In Halobacteria archaeon AArc-dxtr1, the sequence ACGTGCGCCTGATCGCGGCGAGTTTCGAACTCGACGGGACGCTCGTTACGGACGACTACGCGATGCAAAACGTCGCCGAGAAGCTGAACGTGGCGGTCGAAGTGATCGCCCGGGACGGCATCGACGAACAGTTCGACTGGCACTACCAGTGTCAGGGCTGCGGTCGGGAGTTCGACGAGGAAAAAGAGCGCTGCCCGATCTGTGGCTCCGGACTCGCACGGAAGAATCCGAACTGAGACTCTCGGCGCGAGACGTTCCGGCGGTTATCCCAGGAGTACAACGACCAACAAAGCGTTGTACCCGCCGTGGGCCAGCGCCGGAACCAGTAGATTCTCCGTTCGTGCGTAGATCGCACCGAGGAGAATCGAGAGCACGAAGACGCCGAGGAGACTCGCGAGGAGTTCGCTGGCTCCCGCGGTCGCGTAGGCACCGACGTGGACGATGGCGAACGGGACGCTCGTGACGACGATCGCACCGGCGGTCGAGAAGGTGTCGTACAGCGATTTCTGGATGACGTTTCGGAACAGCAGCTCCTCAGCGGGGCCGACGATCAACAGCATCGCCGGAACGATGACCAACAGTAGGTCCGGGTTCTCTTCGGCGGCATCCATCGTGGTGTGGCCCGCGGTTTCGGCCCCAATAACGGACAGCAGAGAGCCGATTCCGATGTTCGCGACGAACAGGACGGCAACGCCCGCGGCGATCCAGAGCAGCGTCCAGACGGTTGGCGCCCGCAGATCGAGGTAGGAGCGGTCGTATCCCTTCAAGACGAGGTAGCCGATCGCGACCGCGCCGAATCCCAGCCCGAACGACAGGTAGCTAACGGTTTGGAGCTGGACTGGCGTAAGATCGCCGACGAGCAGGAAAAGCGGCGCCGCGAGAAGTAGCTGGGCGACGGGAATCGCGAGCTGGCCGAGCAGGCCTACCGCTGAGAGCTCGACGCCACTGACGACGCGCTGACCGAATCCGTACCGAGAGACCCCACCGTAGTCGGCGACACTCGTTCCGGCGGCTCCGCCAGCGGCCAGAAACGCTGTGAACGTGCCCGACAGTGTCCAGTCCACGCCCGGGACGGCGACGGATCCGGTCACGCCAGTCAGTGCGGCGTAGCCGGCCAGCACGACGGTAAGCGCGCTCGCAACTGCACCGATCCCGGCAATCCGTCGGCCGAGAAGCCCGTGGCGCCGTGCGAAACAGATCACGAGTGCGAGAGAGCCAGTGCCGACGCCGAGCCAGATTGCCACGATAGTGGCGTCCTGGCGCGCTGTCGCAAGGAGACCGACCAGCGCGACTGCAGCGAAGAGGAAGCCGACCAGCGTGACGGTGCGGTCGGGCTCCGGGCCGCCGGCTGGGGCGGGGTTCCCATCCGGATCGGTGGCGTCGACGTCAGCCGCCGTTGCACTGCCATCGGGCACAGCGGCAGCGTCGCGTCCGTCGGGAGGCTCCGCAGGCGCGTCGCCGGGGGACGAGTCGTCGGCTGCCCGGTTCATGCCAGTCTCTTCGAGCGAGCACCTATAGGGACACCGCAATAGCTGTCGGCATCTCTCGACGGAACCTAGCGTTCGACGCGGAGAGAGTGGCGATCGTCGAGAGGTTGCTCGCCACGGAGAAGGTCCCGGGTTGCGGTCTTGGCCCACTCCACGGCGGGCTGGTCGAACGTATTCACGCCGGCAAGTTCGCCCGCGAGGATACAGGCGGCTTCCATCCCGTAGAGAAGCGACCCGAGTTCGAAGGCGTCGATGCGCTCGAGTTCGATCCGGACGCTCGGCCGGGAGGCGGCCGCGAGGCTCGCTTCGGTTGCGTCCAGTTCAGCGTCCATCAGTTCCCCGAGCGTGGCCCCCTGGAGGTGAGAGAGCGCCGACGCGTCCGGCTGTGGTATCGCCCGGTCGGGTCGCTCCTGGGGAGTGACGAACGTGACGAGTTTGTCCCGCGGTCCGGCTCGATAGAGCTGGAGCTGGGAGTGCTGGTCGGTAACGCCCAGCGCCCGTGCCGGCGTCTGCCCGCGCTCATCCTTCCCCAAACTTTCGGCCCAGAGCTGGGCGAACCACTCGGCGAAGGTCTCGAGGGATTCAGCGTACGGCATCATCGCGTTGATCCGGGCCCTTCGCTCTTCGAGCGCGTACGCCGTAGCCCCGTAGGCGTAGGCGGGACACTCGAACAGCGATCCGGTAAGCGTTTCGGCCTCGGCTCGCGCGCCCGCAAGCAGTGCCTCGATATCGTGGCCAGAGATGGCTGGGGCGACCAGACCGACAGGCGAGAGCGCCGCGAACCGGCCCGGGACGCCGTCGGGAACGGGCAGTGTCGGCAGATCGTGTCGCCGCGCCAGCTCACGAAGCGGTCCCGACTCGCCGGTGGTCACGATGGTTTGGTCGGTCCACTCGACGCCGGCTGCCTCGAAGGCCTCTCGGACGACGAGGAAGTTCGCCAGCGTCTCGACGGTCGTCCCCGACTTCGAAACCACGTTGATCGCCGTCCGTGAGAGCGGGAGTGAGTCGAGTGTTCGCTCGATCCAGGCGGGGTCGACGTTGTCGAGAAAGATCGTCTCGGTCCCATCGCCCTGTCCCGCTAGTGTATCCACAATCGTCGCAGCGCCCAATGCGCTGCCGCCGATCCCGATCGTGACCAGTGCGTCGACGTCGGCGACGGGTGCGACCGCCTGGCGAATCCGATCGGGATCGGTTCGGTCGGGAAGCGCCAGCGCCGCGTAGCCGTGATCGCCGTCGACACGGCCCGCCTCGATCGTCTCGTGAGCGTCTGCGACGCGCTCGTCGAGACGATCGAGTGCCTCCCGAGAGAGTCCCGACGACGCCGTCGAATC encodes:
- a CDS encoding glucose-6-phosphate isomerase; the encoded protein is MDVDIGNALDSTASSGLSREALDRLDERVADAHETIEAGRVDGDHGYAALALPDRTDPDRIRQAVAPVADVDALVTIGIGGSALGAATIVDTLAGQGDGTETIFLDNVDPAWIERTLDSLPLSRTAINVVSKSGTTVETLANFLVVREAFEAAGVEWTDQTIVTTGESGPLRELARRHDLPTLPVPDGVPGRFAALSPVGLVAPAISGHDIEALLAGARAEAETLTGSLFECPAYAYGATAYALEERRARINAMMPYAESLETFAEWFAQLWAESLGKDERGQTPARALGVTDQHSQLQLYRAGPRDKLVTFVTPQERPDRAIPQPDASALSHLQGATLGELMDAELDATEASLAAASRPSVRIELERIDAFELGSLLYGMEAACILAGELAGVNTFDQPAVEWAKTATRDLLRGEQPLDDRHSLRVER
- a CDS encoding CPBP family intramembrane metalloprotease, producing MNRAADDSSPGDAPAEPPDGRDAAAVPDGSATAADVDATDPDGNPAPAGGPEPDRTVTLVGFLFAAVALVGLLATARQDATIVAIWLGVGTGSLALVICFARRHGLLGRRIAGIGAVASALTVVLAGYAALTGVTGSVAVPGVDWTLSGTFTAFLAAGGAAGTSVADYGGVSRYGFGQRVVSGVELSAVGLLGQLAIPVAQLLLAAPLFLLVGDLTPVQLQTVSYLSFGLGFGAVAIGYLVLKGYDRSYLDLRAPTVWTLLWIAAGVAVLFVANIGIGSLLSVIGAETAGHTTMDAAEENPDLLLVIVPAMLLIVGPAEELLFRNVIQKSLYDTFSTAGAIVVTSVPFAIVHVGAYATAGASELLASLLGVFVLSILLGAIYARTENLLVPALAHGGYNALLVVVLLG
- a CDS encoding NOB1 family endonuclease, producing the protein MYILDSSAFIHDFHTTERTATIPLVREELQDESAYRYDAMEGSGMHVHIPNEDTTEKVERAARESGDLEVLSETDVRLIAASFELDGTLVTDDYAMQNVAEKLNVAVEVIARDGIDEQFDWHYQCQGCGREFDEEKERCPICGSGLARKNPN